In Oncorhynchus tshawytscha isolate Ot180627B linkage group LG08, Otsh_v2.0, whole genome shotgun sequence, the genomic window gaaggcctgattcatggagttttctctgaacagttgtggagatgtgtctgttactttaactttGTGATGCATTTACttgggctgccatttctgaggctggtaactctaataaacatatcctctgcagcagaggtaactctgggtcttcctttcctgtggcggtcctcatgacaccCGATGAACTCtgtatgtggttcccaccgtaaagcatgctTATCTAATCCAGATATACAgcgccttcaggaagtattcagacctcttgactttttccacattttgttgttacagccttattctaaaatagatttctttaaaatcctcagcaatctacacacaataccccataatgacaaagcgtaaacaggtttttagaatttttttgtaccaagaaatgtctgcagcattgaaggtccctaaaaacacagtggcttccatcattcttaaatggaagaagtttagaaccaccaagactcttcctagagctggccgcccagccaaactgagcaatcggcagagaaggaccttggtcagaggTGTGACTAAGAACccattggtcactctgacagagctccagagttcctctgtggagatgggagaaccttccagaaggacaaccatctctgcagcactccaccaatcaaacctttatggtagagtggccagacggaagccactcctcagtaaaaggcacatgacagcctgtttggagttttccaaaggcacctaaaggactctcagaccatgagaaacaagattatctggtctgatgaaaccaagattaaactctttggcctgcaagccaagcgtctggaggaaacatggcacactccctatggtgaagcatggtggtggcagcatcatgctgtggggatatttttcagcggcagggactgggagactagtcagggaaagattaacggagcaaagtacagagagatccttgattgaaaacttgctccagagtgctcagtctggggcgaatgttcaccttccagcaggacaatgacccttagCACACCGTCAAGACaacataggagtggcttcgggacaagtctcaatgtccttgagttgcccggccagagcccggacttgaatacGATTgtcatctctggagaaacctgaaaatagctgagcagtGACACtccgcatccaacctgacagagcttgagaggatctgcagagaagaatgggagaaactccccaaatacaggtgtgccaagcttgtagcgtcatacccaagaagactcaaggctgtaatcgctgccaaaggtgcttcagtaaagtactgagtaaagggtctgaatacttatgtaaatgtcatacttcaaatatgcaaacatttctaaaaacctgtttttgctttgtcattatggggtagtgtgtagattgatagggAAAAAacaaatttaatacattttagaataaggctgttacgtaacaaaatgtggaaaaggtcagggggtctgaatactttccgaatgcactgtatatacacacacatattcagTAGCTCTGGTGAAATATGTTTTGAATGGTTTAGGTTCGAGACACACAGTTTTTAGTAAAGTAATGGTATGAGTCAAATCTATGCTCAGTTTTTCCCCATGGCATAGTGTCTACACTTGACTTCTGCTATCGGAGTACGACGATTGCATTGAAAAGGCTGTTCGAGACGCACAAAAGTCGCTttgtggtctgattgtgttcagatctggctGACCACCTCAGGTGGTGGTCATGGAAGATTCCTGGATGCAATAAGGCTACCGAAAGCGCATCCAGTGGGCGACGTAGTCGGCACTCCTCCCACAAGTCTCCAGAAAACTTGTGTTTTGGGACCTAGAGGCACCTTCTCATTATAATGTTGGAGAAAATATGCTCCTAACTTGTGAGGAATGTGTTTGGTGGCCTCATAAAATGCTAGCTAGTATTTAGAAACGACTTATGCTAACCCGTTTGCAATGCCTTAAGCATTGCTTGTTAGCGACAGTAGAGCTACTGTCATCAGACATGGGGTTATCATGTTTGCCTGTTCCACTACTTGTAGAATGTATACTGGCATTTGAATGTAGCACGGGAAAAGGGAATCTGGATACACAGTAgacatttatactgaacaaaaatataaaacaacttCAATGATTTTACAGAGTtcgttcatataaggaaatgacTTCAGTTGgacctgatctatggatttcacatgactgggcaggacgcagccatgggtgggcctgggacgGCATAGactcacccacttgggagccaggcccagccactcgGAATTAGTTTTTCGAGTATGGAGTGTCTCCTCTAATGCCCAGGAAGCTAAGATTCAAACTCCCATTACAGCTCTGCGACAGTTATGTCAAAATACAGACTTCCTCTAAGTGACAATCAACTGAAAAAACAAATGCCTTCATTTTAGATCATTTTTCCTACTGACAAAGAAACCACAAATAATTAGGTACATTTATTATCTGATTTTATTGAGAATATGCCATTTCAAGCATTAAATTATTCTGTGTAGTTTCTGGAATGGAAAAGTCTACGACTGTATTGGTCAATATTTGTATGAAGACGAGGATCATTTTATAAATAACAAGAAAGGAAATATATAATAATCAGAAACACAGTTCCAGTGATGTATGAAAACAATGATGGTACTAAATGTGGCACAATGGGCTGAATAGTAGACAGCACAGACCATCTCTCCCCCATTATGACAAAACTAAGGGAAAAACACTTTGGTCAAAGGTCAAATAGGGACGAGCAAGTCCTAATGGCACCGTCTTGATTGTAAATCTGCAGTAATCACTTAGATGGTGGCACAACCTTCCAGGTTTACTCCCCTTTATATATTAATTGTTCATTTCCCGAATCCTCTTTTCACCATTTCCTTGCTTATGACCCTCGCAATTGAATCACAAATGGAGGGTGACCATTGCATTGTGGGGGAAAAGATTGAGTGATACAGCAAACAAAAAAGAAAAGGTAATCTGGACAGATTTCCGCTCTAATACGCTGACATTCTTTTCCctcaaacatgaaacaaaactaTTTTCCATATAAACACTCATTCTCTTTACATATACACATTACATGGTGGTGTAAGAACCAGAGAAATTTACAAGTATTTACACATTTTACAAAGTCACAATTTCCCATGGGGTGCTCTTGATAGCTCAATATCCCCAATAACACCAGAGGTTACATAACCACATATCATACCAGTAACTGATGTGAGAAAAGACCAACAAAAAGTAGAAAATTATTTCACCAAATTGAAATCATAAAACAGTAGCACTAGTTACTGGCTAAATGACAATATTCATATGCATCAATGTCAATTTCATGTTTTAGGTAAGAGAAGGCTTGTCATGATTTACAGAATGCAATCAAATAGGCATGGTCTTTACAGTTTTCAAGTGTTCATGTGTTGAACCCAAGTTCTGGAATTTCACCCGTAGGTTTTTTACCAGACTACCCTCAGTATTTTTGCCTGAAGTCAGTGGAGACCCTTTGGCACAGTACTGGTAGTCGAGGCTTTTCAAGATTTTGAGTTGGCCCTTTCCTTTAGcgccttcctcctctactctctccttccctccagtcTCCACAGGCCTTGCGCCAGGAACCCTCTCCACTATAATGACCTTGTTCTCGTTGGGCAGGGTGGTCTGACCAGCCACGCAACAGCTCCTCGTGGGCACCTGGAGGTTTTGCAGTTCATGTAGAGGCAGTGTTCCCAGCATGTGATCCAAAGAGTTCCACCTGCACAGCAGGGGCTGGGGCTTAGCCTTCCCCACAGAGCCCACACCCCGGTGGGCCATGGATGACGTAGTCTCAAGGGAGTCTGTTAGGGCACTGTTCATTTCTGTGGAGCCGTTGCAGCTGGATGAATAGCCAGCGGGGCTCCATGAGGTGCTGCACCCCTCAGTGCTGCACCCCTCAGTgcaactctccatcctctctggTACGGAGTAGCTACGGCTGACAGGTGAGGCATGGGAGGAACCCGGGTCCAGCCTGGGGTCAGTGTATTTAGAGCGCAGCTCTTGGACATGTGGCCAGTGGAAAATCTCTGTCTGCACTGGGCTCGGAGGACCGTTGGGGCAAGGGGACGTGACCCGTGAGCTGGCCCCAGAACTGAGGCTTGGGGCTGGGCTTGGGGTCCTCAGCTCATGCACAACCACTTGCTCATAGGAGTTGAGTGACAGCATCAGGTTAGCTCTACCTGCATACACAGAAAAGACAGGGCAGAGCAGTTTTATAATTTCAGTTTTACAGATTAGAACATCACATCAAACCATAACTgatcagcaaaaaaaaaacacacaaaaaaataaagcttaccccagtctctcttttgGACCTTCTCCTCGTAGACAGCTGGCAGGTTCTTGGGGGCAAGGTGTTTCTCAACTTCCCTGTTCCTCTGCCTCACCACAGGCCTACTGTTCTTGATGCGCTGGCTGTACTGGCGGGCCAGCTGGAACACCTTGTTCTTCATCTTCTCCATGTCCTGCAGGATCAGGTCCTCATCTACCTCTGAACACAGACTGATTATCCTGGGGATGGGAGCGCTACtgaccccacctctctcccaggACTTGGGAATCTTATTCTGGCAGGACTCATGCCCTGAGAAGGGGTCTGGGGTGATTATGACAGGCAATGGGACTGGGGATTCCTTTGAGACACTGCCCATGTCTGACTCCTCCAGGATCCTCATGGGCTCAATGTACTCAGCTTCAGGGCTATCTCTGCTGGTTCCCCCCTTCCGGGATAGATGTGATCTGGGATGGAAATTTTCCTCTGTACTATTGGAACCCTTGGGTTCCTCAAGGGTCCCATTGACATCTCTCTCTTGCCACACTTGGACCATGTCCGAGGAGGGTCTGAAGAACTCTTCCTCATCTCCAACAGGAGCATCATTGACACTCTGGGACCTGGGCTTTGGGTCTGCGGCTCTCTGTGGCTCCAGCACAGGGGTATTATTAGTCCTCTGCTCCTTTTCTATGCCAGGAAGGTCGAAAGCTGACCAAAAGGTGGGCCGGATGTTCGGGGAGCTCCTCCGGTGCCCTGGAACCGCCTGGTCCTGGGGTTTGCCGTTAAGCTGCCGGCTCAGGTGTCTGACCAGGCCTGCAGGGATATAGGACAGGCTCTCCCTGCGTGTGATACTGAAGCTGGCGTCCTGGTGCTCAGCATGTTCGTAGTACCTCCTGATCTTGTGGATGAGTATCCGGTCTTGCTTGGAGAGAGTGAAATGGCGCTCCACCTCCATGAGGTGGTCTGGTCTAGGGTCAGGCGTTGAGGTGTTGGCCTCCAGGAGCAGTGGGGGTTCTGGGGTGGAGTTGACCAGGGTCTGGGCCTTCTCCTGGAGCATGGTGCTCAGACAGGggttgctgctgctcctgctgcccgGCTGAGGTGAGGGGCAGCCCAGGGAACGCAGCTCCTCTGAGACCACCAGGCTGCCTCTCCGGGACAGGCTGCTGACAAAATGCTCAGCAATTACACTGGCCTGGtccaacacagagacagttagAATTCTGCTGGGCTCAGTCCGCACCGCCCCATCCTCCAACTCTGAACACTCTCCATTGGTCGCTGATGAGGAGTTAATCTCATCCTGTTGGTGGGCAGAGcagtcactctccttctcttctccttctttgtacccttcctctttcctcttctcaaGCTCCGGTGTCTGAGATGTCTCAAGCTGTCTGGGAAGCAGGGTGGGCAAGGCATCAGGCTCTGTGTATAGGGGTGGGTTCTCGTCACTCTTTTCCATCACCACTACCTTAGGAGCACTGCTTTGAGGAAACACCTCCTTCACATACACCTGGATAAGGAGGACAGAGTCTACATTAACATCAGGATGGTTAAGGCAATATGTATATGATAAGCCGTCGGGTGCTGATGTTAAAATCCGAAGTCATTATCTGACATTTGACAAATGAACAGAGTTAAATGATCAGGCTAATCTGTTACAGCAGCCACGACTTCTGATAGTAGCACATATCGTCTAATATTCTGTAAAAGGAAAGGGCAGTATAATGGATAGTGGGACATTTTGATTCCATTTTTAGCTTTACAACTAATTCCTCAGATACAATTGCCACAGGCCATGGCATACACCCCTGCTGAACTCAGCATTAAAATGTAGCAATTTCAAAAATGTTGAAAACACCAATTTCACTCATGTGCAGTTATAACAGACTAATTTCCAACTGCCGTCTggctgtgatggtgtgtgtgtgtgtgtgtagtggaatGCAGCAGGGAGCTGCGAGAAGGAGATAAGGGAGGGATGAAAATAACTTGTCACACTCGGCTTGGAACCAGCCGTCCCACAGAGCACCCAGGAGATGCAGGTTCTATCAAAAATATTCCCCAATATCAAAATGTTGCATTTCTCACCGTGAGAGATGACAGGCGGCAACAGCATGAAGGAGGGGAGTTCTCATTTACAGGACATAAATACACAACCCCCTAGAGCTGGGATGATAAACCGAAAATTACCGACACTGCCTTCTTACCGAAGCATTTTATTTAGGGTCCTAATAGTCAGTGATTTTGCGACACAATGTACCTGCAATTTTTTGGTTCTAAAACCAAACTTTGTGCAACAGTAAAAACATATGCATTATATTGATTCCTGCTATGACAGTATCTGCCTGTCCCTGTTTCATTAGCTGTCAGCTGATGTGTGAGCAAACCATCCCATCTCCCCACTGTGCgcacagagggagagatacagtctAAGCACAAGCATCTGACTGTTGCTCAAAATGTAATTGTGCTACATTACTGTTGTTCTAGTTATAGAGAGGAGGAGTCACAGCTTTCTGTGAGTATACAATTTAATTCAATGAGTTCATGGCACCACTTTACAATCGGAGTAGGCTAGTCTATGTAGTATGGTTTTGATGTGCCTGTGGAGCGGAGCGCGCCATTTGCTTGAATAGGCCTACATCAAGTAGCCTTGACCTAGCACTGGAAAGGTTTTGTAGGGCAATGGCCTACATTTACTGATAGGTTAATCGATTAGCCTACATAGCTAGATATGATCTTATTGCTAGATAGCCAAgtgttttgagtttccacttcCTCAAGTGGTGAACAATATGCCAGTAGGCCTATGCACAAAGATGGTCGGCACATTAATCTCTAAAGAGCCAAACAGTATTCAGATCAATCTTTATCCTATTTTGACAGGTTGCACATACAAAATCATGCATTCCCTGGATCTGTTAGATCGAATGGCTCACCAGTGCACTACATTCAGTGGGtcctgcagcaccctcagcacccctacttcccgctgCTATGCCCGCTGGTTGTAGGCTATTAAGATGCCAAGAGGACTTATCTGAACTGAACAGTGCTCATCTTTTCGGCCAACTACCAGTCTTCCTTGCTGGATATTTTCAAAATTCCCATCCCCCTCAAAATATTAAATCATTTTCTGAAAGCATTGCCTGAGATATATAGAAGAACCAAAAACATGAATCTGTTCAGAAGAATCTCTTGAAGCTTAGTCTCTCGTGActgatttggttctgggtgcaGAGACCACCTCAACTTTGACCCAGCCAGTCCAAACTCTCCATACCTGGTCAGTGAAGGCCTCCACTGTAGCCATTTCACCGATCTCCTGGGCTGATGTGTTCATCCTCACCCTCATTGGTCTCTTCTCATCTACAACCTCACAGTGTTCTTCATCCTGGGACAGCAGAACACAATATGAAGGGGACTGCAGCACATTTAGGTAGAACACCGTGCCTTACACAGGGGTACCATGGCCAAAAACCATACATTGGAGTATCACATTGCTATATACTCTGGTTCCAGACAGTCACAATACTGATTAGTATTGGGTTGTAAAGCACCTGTGTGACAGTACATACATTATTTAGACAGCTGACATTCATATTAGAGATATTCAAAGTTCAGGCCATTTTAATACCATTAGAGCAATTAACCTTTAAAAACCTCCTCTGTGGTTTCGGAAAAAATCAAAAGAGAAACCTTTTAACTAATGTGATTGCCAAAGACCAAAGCACCCATTATCCTGACTCCCCGATTTGACAGGCAAATTCACCTTTGAAGTCATACATCAGCTCTGTGGATCCATTGACTCAATGCAAATGCAACCGCCAACTACGCACAAGGCTAATTGCTAACCTCTAAATTAGTCATTTCTACAATGTTGATTTTGGGTCTAACTCCCCGCAACATAAGAGAAAAACATGGTAGTATGCGTGTTAATCCTTCACTTAAACCCCCCCCTCAAATTCAGAACATGCGAAGCCTTTTACTGACTGGAACACAGAAAATCTATATTTATAAAGTACATAATACCATCACCTTTCCCCAACATTAAATGAAGACGTGATTCATCATAAATCTGATCACCAGATCTTCATGCTACTGATTGTTGTTACCATTCCTGGAAGGTTAAGTCCATGCTGTTATTATTGTGTGAGTTTGAAAACCAGAAGCATTCCATGAGTATGGCAAATGGTAGCTGGGTGTTAGTGAATTACATCAAGGTCGAGGTAAACAGAGAAAGATTGAGATTGTTGAAGCAAGCCAATGAAATGGCAGAGGAAATACGAAACCCATTGGTGGCAGTGAGCCTCACCGTTGTGAACCGAGCGGAAAGCAAAGCCCTGGCCCTATAGTGCCAGCAGGAGATGGCTGCCAGCATAGAGCTGGCAAAGTCGGCTACCTGGTCGTCCTCCATCAGAATATCATCCATGTtcatctcccccttctcctcctcctgctcagtgCCCCCCTGGAGGGGCGGGGACCCTGGCCTAGGGTCCTCACCATCACTGGGACATAGCTCCTCCTGGTCCTCCTGTACACTAGGCCTCTCAGCCTTGGGCTTGCCTAGACTGGAGCCCAGCATACTGACACTAGCAGAGGGTTGCAGGGAACGCCTGTCCCCCAGCAGAGCACCTTCACTGTCCGCATGCTGTAGCGTGAAGTCAGAGTTGAGTTGTTACTCCGAGGCCAGCATAGACGTGTTGTGAATGCAATGTTTTGAAAATGATGGCCTCACTGTGACTGCTCTAGTATAGTGTGAGATATGAAGGCACAACGTGTCCAAGTCAGCATGCTGTCCATTCCACGCTGTGAACACATTACATCACTGAAAACCCTGAGACAGAAACCTTCAACTACCACAGTTTAGCCCAATAGGGCTTAGAGTAGCAGTTCCTCTCTTTTGGCTAATTTCTCTCTGAATGGAAATTGTTTGACCCTGCTGAGTCAGGGTCAAACAACATTATCTCACTAGACACATTGAACAGAGTCAACTGATTCCTCTTTCTGcacagaggagaaaaaaaaacatggcagGGAAAATTGTACTCATCATTGGGAAGCTTACCTTCAGAATGGCTGCAAGTCAGGAGTAGATAATGAAGAGGAGACAAATTTAAAAAAGGAGAATGTCAACAATATTGACCAATACAACAAACTCCATTtatataacatactgtaataatATCTGAGCAAGTTAATTGGATAAACTGAATGAGAAATGCCTCCTTTCAGAGACTCAGAAATGATGCAATTCACAAGGACAGTCCTCTCTGACCGAGGAGGATAAAGAACAAGAAAATAACTTCATTAGGTTTGTAGCTAAATTGATTTGAGAGGTCGTAAAGACTCCAAAGAGACAAGACAGAGGTACTTAGTTTAGTCCTTTCATTACTGGATAATTAAAATGCATGAGAGCAGCCCGAGCAACAGATCTAAAGCCAGGACTGAATTTGACTATTGAAAAGAGCTTGAGCATGACAAAGCCTTTCAGTAATATGGCCCATAATTGACATCATTATGTGTGAGCTAGGGCAGAggggtgtgtgggggtgagagagtggagtggagtggctGGCCTTTTGATCTGGCTGCCCAGGGGTCATCTAGGGCAGAATGAAAGTATGGGGGGGAACACAGAGACTTGGTACGAGCGACAGAGAACCTGAATCATAGCAGCAGTGGCTCCAGTGTAATGAGCAGCTGTCTGGTCTCCATGTTCATTTAACGTTCAAGTCTCATCATGATAATGAACGACAAAGACCTCTAACAGGCTGT contains:
- the LOC112256635 gene encoding pleckstrin homology domain-containing family G member 3 isoform X4 — its product is MPEESHSTLHKGSMGEESPRLYSAFSVSDCHERPEGYSQLCADPSEGEAKRPVSLVSTLSSGSSRDSHSLYGSTTALPSSTPPPPSREDIDLELSPAKGAREQPQAQLQGLSQGGTRDQWRSHSQTRSQSNTSNRRAFAPLTPTSPFATEAMAPNPKLSYVDRVVMEIIETERMYVRDLRSIVEDYLAHIIDMDNLPIQPDQVSSLFGNIEDIYLFNSELLQSLDMCENDPVAVARCFVDKSDDFEIYTQYCTNYPNSVGALTDCMRSKTLAEFFSDRQASLKRSLPLGSYLLKPVQRILKYHLLLQDIAKHFDPDEEGYEVVQEAIDTMTGVAWYINDMKRKHEHSVRLQEIQSLLINWKGPDLTTFGELVLEGTFQVQRAKNTRMLFLFDKMLLITKKRGEHYVYKTHISCSTLMLLDSAKDPLHFSVIHFKHPKQPHTVQAKTVEEKRLWAHHIKRLILENHHTIVPQKAKEAILENDSFMMLCADPGSGRYRYSPERLKNAVSCQAEDFPAEGRHGRRRSEPAKQIVRTTKAILKDEEHCEVVDEKRPMRVRMNTSAQEIGEMATVEAFTDQVYVKEVFPQSSAPKVVVMEKSDENPPLYTEPDALPTLLPRQLETSQTPELEKRKEEGYKEGEEKESDCSAHQQDEINSSSATNGECSELEDGAVRTEPSRILTVSVLDQASVIAEHFVSSLSRRGSLVVSEELRSLGCPSPQPGSRSSSNPCLSTMLQEKAQTLVNSTPEPPLLLEANTSTPDPRPDHLMEVERHFTLSKQDRILIHKIRRYYEHAEHQDASFSITRRESLSYIPAGLVRHLSRQLNGKPQDQAVPGHRRSSPNIRPTFWSAFDLPGIEKEQRTNNTPVLEPQRAADPKPRSQSVNDAPVGDEEEFFRPSSDMVQVWQERDVNGTLEEPKGSNSTEENFHPRSHLSRKGGTSRDSPEAEYIEPMRILEESDMGSVSKESPVPLPVIITPDPFSGHESCQNKIPKSWERGGVSSAPIPRIISLCSEVDEDLILQDMEKMKNKVFQLARQYSQRIKNSRPVVRQRNREVEKHLAPKNLPAVYEEKVQKRDWGRANLMLSLNSYEQVVVHELRTPSPAPSLSSGASSRVTSPCPNGPPSPVQTEIFHWPHVQELRSKYTDPRLDPGSSHASPVSRSYSVPERMESCTEGCSTEGCSTSWSPAGYSSSCNGSTEMNSALTDSLETTSSMAHRGVGSVGKAKPQPLLCRWNSLDHMLGTLPLHELQNLQVPTRSCCVAGQTTLPNENKVIIVERVPGARPVETGGKERVEEEGAKGKGQLKILKSLDYQYCAKGSPLTSGKNTEGSLVKNLRVKFQNLGSTHEHLKTVKTMPI
- the LOC112256635 gene encoding pleckstrin homology domain-containing family G member 3 isoform X1, whose protein sequence is MPEESHSTLHKGSMGEESPRLYSAFSVSDCHERPEGYSQLCADPSEGEAKRPVSLVSTLSSGSSRDSHSLYGSTTALPSSTPPPPSREDIDLELSPAKGAREQPQAQLQGLSQGGTRDQWRSHSQTRSQSNTSNRRAFAPLTPTSPFATEAMAPNPKLSYVDRVVMEIIETERMYVRDLRSIVEDYLAHIIDMDNLPIQPDQVSSLFGNIEDIYLFNSELLQSLDMCENDPVAVARCFVDKSDDFEIYTQYCTNYPNSVGALTDCMRSKTLAEFFSDRQASLKRSLPLGSYLLKPVQRILKYHLLLQDIAKHFDPDEEGYEVVQEAIDTMTGVAWYINDMKRKHEHSVRLQEIQSLLINWKGPDLTTFGELVLEGTFQVQRAKNTRMLFLFDKMLLITKKRGEHYVYKTHISCSTLMLLDSAKDPLHFSVIHFKHPKQPHTVQAKTVEEKRLWAHHIKRLILENHHTIVPQKAKEAILENDSFMMLCADPGSGRYRYSPERLKNAVSCQAEDFPAEGRHGRRRSEPAKQIVRTTKAILKHADSEGALLGDRRSLQPSASVSMLGSSLGKPKAERPSVQEDQEELCPSDGEDPRPGSPPLQGGTEQEEEKGEMNMDDILMEDDQVADFASSMLAAISCWHYRARALLSARFTTDEEHCEVVDEKRPMRVRMNTSAQEIGEMATVEAFTDQVYVKEVFPQSSAPKVVVMEKSDENPPLYTEPDALPTLLPRQLETSQTPELEKRKEEGYKEGEEKESDCSAHQQDEINSSSATNGECSELEDGAVRTEPSRILTVSVLDQASVIAEHFVSSLSRRGSLVVSEELRSLGCPSPQPGSRSSSNPCLSTMLQEKAQTLVNSTPEPPLLLEANTSTPDPRPDHLMEVERHFTLSKQDRILIHKIRRYYEHAEHQDASFSITRRESLSYIPAGLVRHLSRQLNGKPQDQAVPGHRRSSPNIRPTFWSAFDLPGIEKEQRTNNTPVLEPQRAADPKPRSQSVNDAPVGDEEEFFRPSSDMVQVWQERDVNGTLEEPKGSNSTEENFHPRSHLSRKGGTSRDSPEAEYIEPMRILEESDMGSVSKESPVPLPVIITPDPFSGHESCQNKIPKSWERGGVSSAPIPRIISLCSEVDEDLILQDMEKMKNKVFQLARQYSQRIKNSRPVVRQRNREVEKHLAPKNLPAVYEEKVQKRDWGRANLMLSLNSYEQVVVHELRTPSPAPSLSSGASSRVTSPCPNGPPSPVQTEIFHWPHVQELRSKYTDPRLDPGSSHASPVSRSYSVPERMESCTEGCSTEGCSTSWSPAGYSSSCNGSTEMNSALTDSLETTSSMAHRGVGSVGKAKPQPLLCRWNSLDHMLGTLPLHELQNLQVPTRSCCVAGQTTLPNENKVIIVERVPGARPVETGGKERVEEEGAKGKGQLKILKSLDYQYCAKGSPLTSGKNTEGSLVKNLRVKFQNLGSTHEHLKTVKTMPI
- the LOC112256635 gene encoding pleckstrin homology domain-containing family G member 3 isoform X3, translating into MPEESHSTLHKGSMGEESPRLYSAFSVSDCHERPEGYSQLCADPSEGEAKRPVSLVSTLSSGSSRDSHSLYGSTTALPSSTPPPPSREDIDLELSPAKGAREQPQAQLQGLSQGGTRDQWRSHSQTRSQSNTSNRRAFAPLTPTSPFATEAMAPNPKLSYVDRVVMEIIETERMYVRDLRSIVEDYLAHIIDMDNLPIQPDQVSSLFGNIEDIYLFNSELLQSLDMCENDPVAVARCFVDKSDDFEIYTQYCTNYPNSVGALTDCMRSKTLAEFFSDRQASLKRSLPLGSYLLKPVQRILKYHLLLQDIAKHFDPDEEGYEVVQEAIDTMTGVAWYINDMKRKHEHSVRLQEIQSLLINWKGPDLTTFGELVLEGTFQVQRAKNTRMLFLFDKMLLITKKRGEHYVYKTHISCSTLMLLDSAKDPLHFSVIHFKHPKQPHTVQAKTVEEKRLWAHHIKRLILENHHTIVPQKAKEAILENDSFMMLCADPGSGRYRYSPERLKNAVSCQAEDFPAEGRHGRRRSEPAKQIVRTTKAILKHADSEGALLGDRRSLQPSASVSMLGSSLGKPKAERPSVQEDQEELCPSDGEDPRPGSPPLQGGTEQEEEKGEMNMDDILMEDDQDEEHCEVVDEKRPMRVRMNTSAQEIGEMATVEAFTDQVYVKEVFPQSSAPKVVVMEKSDENPPLYTEPDALPTLLPRQLETSQTPELEKRKEEGYKEGEEKESDCSAHQQDEINSSSATNGECSELEDGAVRTEPSRILTVSVLDQASVIAEHFVSSLSRRGSLVVSEELRSLGCPSPQPGSRSSSNPCLSTMLQEKAQTLVNSTPEPPLLLEANTSTPDPRPDHLMEVERHFTLSKQDRILIHKIRRYYEHAEHQDASFSITRRESLSYIPAGLVRHLSRQLNGKPQDQAVPGHRRSSPNIRPTFWSAFDLPGIEKEQRTNNTPVLEPQRAADPKPRSQSVNDAPVGDEEEFFRPSSDMVQVWQERDVNGTLEEPKGSNSTEENFHPRSHLSRKGGTSRDSPEAEYIEPMRILEESDMGSVSKESPVPLPVIITPDPFSGHESCQNKIPKSWERGGVSSAPIPRIISLCSEVDEDLILQDMEKMKNKVFQLARQYSQRIKNSRPVVRQRNREVEKHLAPKNLPAVYEEKVQKRDWGRANLMLSLNSYEQVVVHELRTPSPAPSLSSGASSRVTSPCPNGPPSPVQTEIFHWPHVQELRSKYTDPRLDPGSSHASPVSRSYSVPERMESCTEGCSTEGCSTSWSPAGYSSSCNGSTEMNSALTDSLETTSSMAHRGVGSVGKAKPQPLLCRWNSLDHMLGTLPLHELQNLQVPTRSCCVAGQTTLPNENKVIIVERVPGARPVETGGKERVEEEGAKGKGQLKILKSLDYQYCAKGSPLTSGKNTEGSLVKNLRVKFQNLGSTHEHLKTVKTMPI